Proteins from a genomic interval of Pseudomonas asplenii:
- a CDS encoding lipopolysaccharide kinase InaA family protein, whose protein sequence is MTVECASYAAGTTTDRFEHFWTRKGEWVEEPNRRRGGESGVQRVVGTTGRLLYVKRQVGHLYRSLLHPFGRPTVLREQDALKSLRMLEVGVPELVFCGARRDTGGQWQALLVTAALEGFCEIEQWYADGGRERHGEVVHDRLLQELANTLARMHRGRWQHGCLYIKHLFVRVVGEGESASVEVALLDFEKARQRLSRRRAAQHDLKQLRRHSSWSEADWKRLSYFYSMAFGSTIKGLR, encoded by the coding sequence ATGACCGTTGAATGCGCTTCGTATGCGGCAGGAACCACCACGGATCGTTTCGAACATTTCTGGACGCGCAAAGGTGAGTGGGTGGAAGAGCCCAACCGGCGTCGGGGTGGCGAGAGTGGGGTGCAACGCGTAGTGGGCACAACCGGTCGACTGTTGTATGTGAAACGTCAGGTGGGGCATCTCTATCGCAGTCTGCTGCACCCATTCGGTCGTCCGACCGTTCTGCGCGAGCAGGACGCACTGAAGAGTCTGCGCATGCTTGAGGTCGGCGTACCGGAACTGGTGTTCTGTGGTGCGCGTCGCGATACCGGCGGGCAGTGGCAGGCGTTGCTGGTGACCGCTGCTCTGGAGGGGTTCTGCGAGATCGAGCAGTGGTACGCCGACGGTGGGCGTGAGCGGCATGGCGAGGTTGTGCACGATCGTCTGCTGCAGGAACTGGCCAACACGCTGGCCCGCATGCACCGTGGGCGCTGGCAGCATGGTTGCCTGTATATCAAGCACCTGTTCGTCCGGGTTGTCGGTGAAGGCGAGTCGGCCAGTGTCGAAGTGGCTCTGCTGGATTTCGAGAAGGCACGTCAGCGCTTGAGCCGCCGGCGTGCGGCGCAGCACGACCTCAAACAACTGCGGCGCCATTCGTCGTGGAGTGAAGCGGATTGGAAGCGGCTAAGCTACTTTTACAGTATGGCGTTTGGCAGCACCATCAAAGGCTTACGATGA
- the colR gene encoding two-component system response regulator ColR: MRILLVEDNRDILANLADYLGLKGYTVDCAQDGLSGLHLAATEHYDLIVLDIMLPGIDGYTLCKRLREDARRDTPVIMLTARDQLDDRLQGFKSGADDYLLKPFALSELAARIEAVLRRAQGGGRRALQVSDLNYDLDTLEVTRQGRLLKLNPVGLKLLAVLMQKSPHVLRREVLEEALWGDDCPDSDSLRSHVHQLRQVIDKPFDKPLLHTVHGVGYRLAEGRDGV; the protein is encoded by the coding sequence ATGCGAATTCTACTGGTTGAAGACAACCGCGATATCCTCGCCAACCTGGCCGACTACCTGGGGCTTAAAGGCTACACCGTCGATTGCGCGCAGGACGGCCTCTCGGGTTTGCACCTGGCGGCCACCGAGCACTATGACCTGATCGTGCTCGACATCATGCTGCCCGGGATCGATGGCTATACCCTCTGCAAGCGCCTGCGTGAGGATGCCCGGCGCGACACGCCCGTGATCATGCTGACCGCCCGCGATCAGCTCGATGACCGCTTGCAGGGTTTCAAGTCGGGGGCCGACGACTACCTGCTCAAGCCTTTTGCGCTGTCCGAGCTGGCCGCGCGTATCGAGGCTGTCCTGCGGCGTGCCCAGGGCGGCGGCCGGCGGGCTCTGCAGGTCAGTGATCTGAACTATGACCTCGATACCCTCGAAGTGACGCGTCAGGGACGCCTGCTCAAACTCAATCCAGTCGGTTTGAAGCTGCTGGCGGTATTGATGCAGAAGAGCCCTCACGTGCTGCGCCGGGAAGTGCTGGAAGAGGCGTTGTGGGGTGACGATTGCCCGGACAGTGACAGCCTGCGCAGCCACGTGCATCAGTTGCGTCAGGTGATCGACAAGCCATTCGACAAACCGTTGCTGCACACCGTGCACGGTGTCGGTTACCGCTTGGCCGAGGGGCGTGATGGAGTTTAA
- the groL gene encoding chaperonin GroEL (60 kDa chaperone family; promotes refolding of misfolded polypeptides especially under stressful conditions; forms two stacked rings of heptamers to form a barrel-shaped 14mer; ends can be capped by GroES; misfolded proteins enter the barrel where they are refolded when GroES binds), translating into MAAKEVKFGDSARKKMLTGVNVLADAVKATLGPKGRNVIIEKSFGAPTITKDGVSVAKEIELEDRFENMGAQLVKDVASRANDDAGDGTTTATVLAQSIVNEGLKAVAAGMNPMDLKRGIDKATIAVVKELKAMSKPCADTKAIAQVGTISANSDSSIGDIIAEAMEKVGKEGVITVEEGSGLENELSVVEGMQFDRGYLSPYFVNKPDTMTAELDGPLILLVDKKISNIREMLPVLEAVAKAGRPLLIVAEDVEGEALATLVVNNMRGIVKVAAVKAPGFGDRRKAMLQDIAVLTGGTVISEEIGLSLESTTLEHLGSAKRVTLSKENTIIVDGSGVQGDIEARIAQIRAQVAETSSDYDREKLQERLAKLSGGVAVIKVGAGSEVEMKEKKARVEDALHATRAAVEEGVVPGGGVALIRALQAISDLKGENADQDVGIAVLRRAVEAPLRQISANSGDEPSVVVNEVKNGKGNFGYNAASGQYGDMIEMGILDPTKVTRSALQAASSIGGLILTTEAAIAEAPKKDAPSAGGMPDMGGMGGMGGMM; encoded by the coding sequence ATGGCTGCTAAAGAAGTTAAATTCGGCGACTCCGCCCGCAAAAAAATGCTGACTGGCGTCAACGTCCTGGCTGACGCGGTAAAAGCGACCCTGGGCCCGAAAGGCCGTAACGTGATCATCGAGAAGAGCTTCGGCGCTCCGACCATCACCAAGGACGGCGTTTCCGTAGCCAAGGAAATCGAGCTGGAAGACCGTTTCGAGAACATGGGCGCGCAGCTGGTCAAGGACGTTGCCTCCCGTGCCAACGATGACGCTGGCGACGGCACCACCACCGCCACCGTTCTGGCTCAGTCGATCGTCAACGAAGGCCTGAAAGCCGTTGCTGCCGGCATGAACCCGATGGACCTCAAGCGCGGTATCGACAAGGCGACCATCGCCGTCGTCAAAGAGCTGAAGGCAATGTCCAAGCCATGCGCGGACACCAAGGCCATCGCTCAGGTCGGCACCATCTCCGCCAACTCCGACAGCTCCATCGGTGACATCATTGCCGAAGCCATGGAAAAAGTCGGTAAAGAAGGCGTGATCACCGTTGAAGAAGGCTCGGGCCTGGAAAACGAACTGTCGGTCGTTGAAGGCATGCAGTTCGACCGTGGCTACCTGTCCCCTTACTTCGTCAACAAGCCGGACACCATGACCGCCGAACTGGACGGTCCGCTGATCCTGCTGGTCGACAAGAAAATCTCCAACATCCGCGAAATGCTGCCTGTGCTGGAAGCCGTTGCCAAAGCCGGCCGCCCACTGCTGATCGTGGCTGAAGACGTCGAAGGCGAAGCCCTGGCGACTCTGGTTGTGAACAACATGCGTGGTATCGTCAAGGTTGCTGCCGTCAAGGCACCAGGCTTCGGCGACCGTCGCAAGGCCATGCTGCAGGACATCGCCGTTCTGACCGGCGGTACCGTGATCTCCGAAGAGATTGGCCTGAGCCTGGAAAGCACCACCCTGGAGCACCTGGGCAGCGCCAAGCGCGTTACCCTGTCCAAGGAAAACACCATCATCGTCGACGGTTCCGGCGTGCAGGGTGATATCGAAGCGCGTATCGCTCAGATCCGTGCCCAGGTTGCTGAAACTTCCTCCGACTACGACCGTGAAAAACTGCAAGAGCGTCTGGCCAAGCTGTCCGGCGGCGTTGCGGTGATCAAGGTTGGCGCCGGCTCCGAAGTCGAAATGAAAGAGAAGAAGGCCCGCGTTGAAGACGCCCTGCACGCTACCCGCGCTGCTGTGGAAGAAGGCGTGGTTCCTGGCGGTGGCGTGGCACTGATCCGTGCCCTGCAAGCCATCAGCGACCTGAAAGGCGAAAACGCCGATCAGGACGTCGGTATCGCTGTACTGCGTCGCGCCGTTGAAGCGCCGCTGCGCCAGATCTCCGCCAACAGCGGTGACGAGCCAAGCGTCGTGGTCAACGAAGTCAAGAACGGCAAGGGTAACTTCGGTTACAACGCTGCCAGCGGCCAATACGGCGACATGATCGAGATGGGCATCCTGGACCCAACCAAGGTCACCCGTTCGGCTCTGCAGGCTGCATCCTCCATCGGCGGTCTGATCCTGACCACCGAAGCTGCGATCGCCGAAGCACCGAAGAAAGACGCTCCATCGGCTGGCGGCATGCCAGACATGGGTGGTATGGGCGGTATGGGCGGCATGATGTAA
- a CDS encoding sensor histidine kinase, with translation MEFKQSLAQRIIIAFALMSALVAGTFAMGIIAVVHLVEEKLISAGLGGDLQRLLLMDNVSDWSHRPEPDQLFYYSGGKGDFELPKDLRHLDPGFHEVFREQLSYHAMVEVVDGRRYVLLQDQSDFEERERVLFAVVLVGFVLALVLAVFLGWVLARRVMAPVVRLARQVRHRDQLLGFAPLLAPDYAADEVGELAVAFDATLGRLRDALTRERLFTSDVSHELRTPLMVLASSCELLLENPALDPRGRNQVERIARASGEMRELVQTFLMLARAQREDGSMSPQVSLSVVAEDLVGLWRAPIEEKGLTLIFEPGSPLSTRYNATFLHAVMGNLLRNALHYTEQGFIRLTLEPTGFVVEDSGVGIPEEKREAMFQPFVRGDEKRGEGLGLGLSLVQRICENQGWHVSLTTMEPNGCRFQVDLDRSST, from the coding sequence ATGGAGTTTAAGCAGAGTCTGGCCCAGCGCATCATCATCGCCTTTGCCTTGATGAGCGCGCTGGTGGCGGGCACCTTCGCCATGGGCATCATTGCGGTGGTCCATCTGGTCGAGGAGAAGCTGATCTCCGCTGGGCTCGGCGGCGACCTGCAGCGCCTGCTGCTGATGGATAACGTGAGCGACTGGAGTCACCGTCCCGAGCCCGATCAGCTGTTCTATTACAGCGGCGGCAAGGGCGATTTCGAGCTGCCCAAGGACCTGCGGCACCTCGACCCGGGTTTCCACGAGGTATTTCGCGAGCAACTGTCCTATCACGCAATGGTCGAGGTGGTCGACGGTCGGCGTTATGTGCTCCTGCAGGATCAGAGTGATTTCGAGGAGCGCGAACGGGTGCTGTTCGCCGTGGTGCTGGTGGGGTTCGTTCTGGCCCTGGTACTGGCGGTGTTCCTGGGCTGGGTCCTGGCGCGACGAGTGATGGCTCCGGTGGTGAGACTGGCACGCCAGGTGCGCCATCGCGACCAGTTGCTTGGTTTCGCGCCTCTGCTGGCGCCCGACTACGCGGCCGACGAGGTCGGCGAGCTGGCGGTTGCCTTCGACGCAACGCTGGGGCGCCTGCGCGATGCGTTGACCCGTGAGCGGTTGTTCACCAGTGACGTCAGTCATGAGTTGCGCACGCCGCTGATGGTCCTGGCCAGTTCCTGCGAGCTGTTGCTGGAAAACCCGGCGCTCGATCCGCGCGGGCGCAATCAGGTCGAACGAATCGCCCGCGCCAGTGGGGAAATGCGCGAACTGGTGCAGACGTTCCTGATGCTCGCCCGGGCCCAGCGGGAAGATGGCAGCATGTCGCCGCAAGTCTCGTTGAGCGTGGTGGCTGAAGATCTGGTTGGCCTATGGCGTGCCCCGATCGAGGAGAAGGGCCTGACGCTGATTTTCGAACCGGGCAGCCCGCTGAGCACGCGCTATAACGCCACGTTCCTCCACGCAGTGATGGGCAACCTGTTGCGCAATGCCCTGCACTATACGGAGCAGGGGTTTATCCGGCTGACCCTGGAACCGACCGGTTTCGTGGTCGAGGACAGCGGTGTCGGGATTCCCGAGGAGAAACGCGAAGCGATGTTCCAGCCGTTCGTTCGCGGCGATGAAAAACGTGGAGAAGGCCTGGGCCTGGGCCTTTCGCTGGTGCAGCGGATCTGCGAGAACCAGGGCTGGCATGTCAGCCTGACGACCATGGAGCCCAATGGTTGCCGTTTCCAGGTGGATCTGGATCGTTCCAGCACCTGA